Within the Medicago truncatula cultivar Jemalong A17 chromosome 4, MtrunA17r5.0-ANR, whole genome shotgun sequence genome, the region GAATCTGAAAGAAGAAGGGGTTCCACTGAAGCATCATCTGTTGTCAGCGACATTCTGGAGGCCAAGTCTTCTCTAGAAAGGGTTTCCACCTGAATATGTCACACATTGcagaatcaaataaaacaatcaagTTATCTAAGACATGTAATACAAAATTATACAAGTTCATCATTACAGGATACCGAAATGCATTTTAAAAGAAACGCACAGGTTTATCATATGAACTCTATTTGTTGTccaaaaacaagaaaacttCTAGCATACAAAGAGGAAACAGTAGCAGACTATTAATAAGCATGAGATTATGCAAGATAAATAGTACCTGAGAAACAACAAAGTCAACTGAATCCGCAATAAATGGTTCATGGGGACCATCACGAATTCCTGTTAAGACATACCGCTTCAACAAAAAAGAAGGCGTCCAACTAACACTGTAAATGCAACAGTAAAACTGGACCAATTAATGGTTGGAAGACATAATAGATCTAGTGAAGAGCTAACAGAATAAATAACGAGAAATGCTCAAGCAAAACGGAttgtaaagattttttttttttgtacaaaaaagtTTAAGTGGATGGCGTATTGCCTGCTTCCAAGGTAATGCAGGACATATATATCACCACGGGTTCACAATAGTAATTACAGATGTGCAGACTGCAGAGTGAATGGAATATTTAAGAGTGATGTGTCTACTGCCACAGAAATAAATCcattatttaaatatatcatTCTAATTTCTGTGATTAATGTGACTGTACCTATAACAATTTATTTACAATGCATAGATTTATATTTGTGTAGGAAATGTAATCATTGAAGCATTTGTTCGCAAGAAATTACACTAGGTCAGCACACATCTTAGTTTATCTTTCATTAATGGAAAGGACACAAAACCACAGACAATTTTCTCATTTCTAGTCTATATATCTATAATTACTCTCTACAACAGAATTTGAGACAAGTACATTGGTGCCCAAGGCATTGCAGCAGAGAAACTTCGTGTCTccaaaaatgaatttgataaaACCAATGACCGAACTCGTCTTGGACGATGCTGAGCAAAGAGCTGTGCTAGGAAGCCACCAAGTGATGTTCCATAAAGATGTACCTGTGACAGATTAAACCAGTTTGCTAAATATATGATATAGTAGTTAATAGCGGATAGCGGCGCGTAGCAGCCGACCCCAAAAATGCTATAGCGGGATAGCGCATAGCGCTATGACTGctatttcataaaaacaaaaacaacaaaagtaaGGAAACAGAGAGAGCAGAATAGAGTTTTATATGAACAAAACAGAGGATTGTTTGTACAAACTACAAACAAAACAGAGAGAGCAAAATGGAATTTGgaatcaataataacaaagaaAGCTAGAACAAAAAAGTAACAGGACAACAGAGTTTTGAGattgttaaacaaaaaaataacaggaTAACAGAGCAAACACGACAAAGTAGAGGAAGATTTACAGCAGAGGTGAAAAAGTTTTACAGAACAGCAGAAAAGCAGAGGAAGATTTACAGAAAtacccttgttttttttttaaaaccaaggacaattttgtattttctcttaaaatgaAATAGCGGTTCTAAACCGCTAGGAAGCGTTGCGCCGCTATCTCACACCGCAACGCTATGGATTGTTGTGTAGCGCTCCGGCACCGCGCAGCCGCTATAGCGGCGCTATTGGTCGCTATTGACTACTATATATCCATAAGTTGTTGAACTCAAACCTAGTATGCACAGCTAGCAGGGAAGCTTGTTGTTAAAGCTAATAAGAGCATGTATCAAGTAAAGCACATTTCCTCCTCAACAGTCACATGAACAAAACATTCAGATGTACGGTTAGCTAACTTTCATTATGTAAGGAATTATTCCAATCATTCATAGAATTTACTTGCAGAAGAGATTTAACCATGCAGAGATTAgcaatgaaatataaaattaaaggaCCGGAACTCAAATCTTAaccaaataaatcatatttacaGAAACAAACTATATCCTTGCTGAAATGCTATCCGTTGGAAGTTGGAATAATTGAACTTTCGATAAAAATAGACCCAAGACTTAACTAAATATCATGCTATAAATTGTAACCGCTAGTATCTCAAATAATCATTAAACCTTTAAAATAAAGTAGGCTAGCTTGCAATTTCGGAAGAATAGCAATTTATTTAGGCTCACATGCTGGATCTTAAAATCTAATACAAAAGGAATTATTCCAATCATTCGTAGAATTTACTTGCAGAAGAGATTTAACCATGCAGAGATTAgcaatgaaatataaaattaaaggaCCGGAACTCAAATCTTAaccaaataaatcatatttacaGAAACAAACTATATCCTTGCTGAAATGCTATCCGTTGGAAGTTGGAATAATTGAACTTTACATAAAAATAGACCCAAGACTTAACTAAATATCATGCTATAAATTGTAACCGGCTAGTATCTCAAATAATCATTAAACCTTTAAAATAAAGTAGGCTAGCCTGCAATTTCGGAAGAATAGCAATTTATTTAGGCTCACATGCTGGATCTTAAAATCTAATACAAAAGGACTTGGCTTCAAAAATATGGAGAGGAAAAACACGtcaatttaatttattgtaAACAAATTCATTTGTAATagcaatttaaatttttaagtgaGCATCTTCAAAGAAGCTCTTAAAACTGAACTCCTTGGGCTAATGCGCCAAGATTGCAATTCCATACTTGGGCTAACTCTCCAAGATTTTTAGTTAAGGTTAGACTTGGGTTGTTTGGCCAACCCAAATTCTATAGCATGTGTAGAATTCTTAGAAATATCAAGGAGTTAATATAGACATCCCACACAATATCCAAGGTTAGAACATGTTAAAGCTCTTAACACAATCATAAAAGTACGCAAAAATAACTTTCCCCTAAGAGATGAACATCAGAGGATGCACaaaattgaaaagttgttagaagcTCAAGAGAAGTTAAAATAACTCTTTAAACTAGCTGCAAACTATCAAAAAAGAGTTTTCAATTAATTGAAATGCTCAATTTGTTCAACAAAGGGTACATGTACCAGTGTTTGATACCAAATAAAGCACAATCGCTCCAAAAACTAACAATTTATATATTCAGCATCAAAGTGAGATAATATTTAGTAAAACTCTCCAGATGAAAGACAATAGAGAATGCTAAGTAACAGTTTGATAGAAAAATTGATAGTACAATGCACAATGGAGGTTTGAGGAGATCATACATGGTGCACATCAATAGCATCCAAGAACTTTTCAAATGCTTGAATCCACTCGGTGTGATGCCATACACGAGGTATATCTACAGATATGACACGGTAGCCCTGCATTATATGAACACACAGGTAACTCCTTGAAGAATTGCAATACATGAGGATTATTGAAAGTATACATGGGCATACAATCATCAAATAAAGTGAATTCCAGTAAACTAGTGTTAGCAGGCAACATACGACAAGAATATTTTATCGCATAGTGCTATTTATTACAAAGGACGTTATACATAACGTATTAATGATGCGCAATCATCGGTTATAGAGACAGTTATACATATTTTGTTGCATGGTGCTATTTATTACAAAGGATATTTTGTCGCATACATCAGTTCTAGAGACAGGTGCACATTATTAAATACATCACAATAAATATCTTTCATATAAAGTGAGGgagctatttttataaaagcATGAAGGGAGCAAAACTTGACCATAAATGGATAGTCCAGAACTCAAGAGTTATTTAATGATCACATGACCacttgaaaaaatcacatactTGGTTTTAATCTTGACCATTTTGTCAAATCTAATCTTAACCTCCTATATGTTGTATGgccaataattatttttgtcgTGGCAGCATGCTTTCACTCAATACGCCCATATGTGTTTGCACGTGTGTTGGAAACCTGGAAGGAGTGCCACAAAGCATGCTTAATTtgagaaaacattttttttgttttgttttcaattcTTGTTTCCGCTAACACGTAGACAAAGTATCACCTAATTTTCGTTTTATTTATCgttttcaaatatttgtataaaaaacTGTTTCCACTCTTTCTTTACAAACTTTTGCAAACAAAGAACAACTAAAACATGGTGACACTTCTATAATTGATAGTGATAGaagaaatgaaaacaaaaaaggcATTGTCAAACCAAAACAACCGTTACAGTGAGAACAAAGTGAACAAAAATCTTAACCATTGAATCATACATTTATAGTCAAACTTAGATGATATAGCAGTCATTCAACTTTTTTAAGCAGCAAGTAATCATCAAGTAACTTCTAACATCAACTACCCAAGTAAGATGGCATGTTCAGCATTACATCTTTTCAACTTTCACTATAAGGTATTGCTCTCACTCACTTGATGAAATAGAAATTGAATTAAAAGCTCTATAGTACCGATACTTGTAGTTCTAATCGAAGACATGTCCAATGTCAGTGTCCGACACAAAGACATGTAATTATGTCAGTCtggtgtccgtgcttcatagaattGAATATAATAAAAGCAATAGAATACCTTGATGGATAATGACATAATCTGTTTGTAGTAAACATCAGCAGTTCCAGCAGTTCCAGGAAGACATATAAGTGGAGGTACAACTTTTGGACCGAAGTCATAATATCGCCATTGTTTTGTTCCAATCTACAAAGAATCATCAGATAAGAATTAGCGTAATGAAAAACCCTTAATCCCCAAACTAGTGAAATGATTGAATTAATAAGTAAACAAATTGAGCTGGATCTAGATATTATGTACGAATGCAGAAAAAGTAGTAAATTTGGAAGTTATggaaaaatgaagaatgaattGGAATTATCGAGAAAGTAACATACGGGAATTTTGTGAAGAGGAACTTGAGACTTGAAGTGAACGTAATCACCAGGCGCCGAAAAAGCGCCTTTCATCGCTAACCTGCTgctttgattttgattctgaTTCGTTTACCCCAGGGATTTGGTGTTTGAGTCTTTCACCGATCTTTTTCCAATACTTGCGATTCAGAACAcaacgatgatgatgatgatgtactATAGTACTAtgcattattaattaatatcattGTTTTTTGCACGCAGGCATATACCATTTCGTGATTTTTGATCTGATCCAATGAAATTAGTAATTACCCCCTGTCAAATTTACTAattaaattttcttcttttcattacAGTTATTATTACGCCGCTtacaaacaatcattttttcaTTTCGTGTTTTTTCCTTCGCTTTTTCTCGATTTTTTTAGGTTTGTAAAGGGGATTTTTTTTGCCCCACTTTTTAATTCATTGGATCAAATAATATATCTCATGCTATTAATAATtgacatattttctttttctaataaaattatttttagatgaGTTAGGGTTTCAGAACATAAAAGGGTTGGGACAAACTTTAATGCTTAAAAAAATGCTTAATGTATTTACTAATCATCAACTAATGAGACTCTCACATCACAATGAAAGTGGAGCCCAcatattcaattcaatatatttcattttacagAGAATTCACTAATACTTAACAAGtgcacttaaaactatttttctctctcattcatttatacatttttcttaatacgaAATGAACTTTTGACTCAGTTAAtctgggacggagggagtagtaccATACAAACTCGCACATTGATGTATTCAACCTTCTTCAAGTTGCAATCTCCCACCATCACAGTTAAACTTAATCCAACATTCACGCGGTGACTTCCTTCCAACCTATGTAAACAATATCCTTTATCCGAGGTCTTCTATAAAGAGGCTCCAAATTGTAGTCTTCGATGTCTCTAACAACAATAAGaactaataataaatttaatgatGATATTATCACTCTCTTAAATTTACTTCACAAAGTATATAAATGTAATAAGTAGTCTACAACGTATGCATTATGTTTATCTACATGTAATAAGATATAAgttgtgttatttaaacatcAAAGTACATACACTACATATGACATTGTATATGTTTCTctcaatgtttttttaatttttatcttctACAACCCACACACATTTTGAAAATATACACATTATTATGGAacactatattttttatatgaaaatttggATGTCAAAATACGATTTCTCTAAGATACGTGTAAACATATACCGTAGGGACTAGAATAAAAagtttcatataatttttttttttcatatacttGTAAGACCTAAAATAAATGATTTCATAGATATAggactatttttaattttatatattttatggattaaataatataaagagTAATAGTTTTATTAACTAAATTGGTGATTTTTCTTACTTTCAAATAATCTAGTAGTGTAaccgaaaaaaaatataacgatAAAATTCAGACTTGAAAAATTAAGAATAGTAGGTTAATGTTTGTACCCAATATATCAATagtatattttatcatttgagtTGTATTTATAGGACCTAAATTATTAACTTATTCTTCTGCTAAGAGCATCATATGTACATACATTTTTGTCTTTAAGAAAAAACTCATATGAGcttatatttttatgtcattttttcataatttattatTGTAGAGGTTATCCACCGAATATTCTCTCTTCAAATGTTTGTTAGCTGTCATTGCACAGCATAAAACCCATCCCCTCTCTTGACTCTTAATTTGATTAACATTCCCAAGCTATCTTATCGGGATCTTTCAATTACAAAAGCACCATAAAAAAGTCTCACTAGAAACATCAGTACATCACTAACTGTCGTTTACTgtctttaaataattatttttatttaaaaaaaagcttaaatgctcttttgatcctttaactatttaattggtatcgctttggtcccttaactaaaaaaaagattgtttgaggattttaagtttttttttagtctcgttttggtcccttctgttaggtttccgttagttttaataaaaaacgttaagtgtggacacgtgtcaccttgtcattggctctgagatttttttttttacaaaaaaaaattaaaaaataataatttttttgtaaaaaaaaaaaaaaaaactcagagccaatggcAAGGTGACATGTGTCCagaagttaacttttttttaaaaccctaacggaaacctaacagaagggaccaaaatgagactaaaaaaaaacttaaaatcctcaaacaatcttttttttagttaagggaccaaagcgataccaattaaatagttaagggaccaaaagagcatttaagcctaaaaaaaattatccttaaGTATATATTTTCAAGTTATTAGATACATAAATAatcgattaaaatttataaaaaaaacacctcTAATAATTAATATACGATATTTTGGTGTCATTGTTTATCGAAATTCAATTTTAGAACATTGGCTAAGATCTGTCTTTCTGCTCTATtgtattatgatatttttataactTTGTAGTGGCTGTTTAGGCACATCTTGTACTTTGGTACTACTCGGTGTTGTGGTTATTTAATTcgattttgatttcttcaatttttttttttataaaatatgatgCCACTAAAAAAACATAGAATAGAACAATATAATGgactaaaatatttcattttgtatAATGGACTAGAAACGTCGCATTTTAATAGATGTTACCGtgttcattcaaaatcaattatcatcaaccaaccaaacatacacttaaatAATATTGTCTGTTGATTTGGATCAAATTGATGAAAACCATAACCATGTAAGCGGCTACAACTGGGAATCTATTTCGCTCCTTAAAAGTGTCACTTCGATTTTATAGTTAAgtctcatccttacaaaatgtAGGTTTGGCCAGAACATGGAGTCTGTATTTTATGGCAATCATATCATAGTCATATACATCGTAAAAGAAGCAAGCTAGTTCATGATGCATACTTCTTATGGACTTCAAAGTATGGCTATAGTAAAAagtctcataaaaaaaaaaaaaattaacgagTGCCTCTGATGCACTCTTTAAGGCTATAAATAGcaagtatttataaaaaatgcatgtaattaatgcattgaaaattaaaatattttactttttaaagaataattgctTGTTTTggtatgcttaaagagtgccccaaaaacactcgttaacaagaccaaaaaaaaaaaaatatacgttGTCAAAATTCAAAGCACCCAAAAGTTATAACcaaaatatgtttgtttgtattaATGCGAACACGGGTTAAGgaagccaaacaaaaaaaaaatttaagttgaAGACAAcactttttaagtttttgaGAAGTTGATTGTACAACTTTCAATACAATACTACaatatttgtttccttaaccAGTACCCTGGACATCGGTTAACATTTCCGTTAATATAATCATGAATACTATAAAGAAAGTAGTTCGAGTACTTGAATTGAATGTCACGCTATGAGCAAGAAAACGTGTGCTATAAGAAATATTATATGTGGTAGATGACCTTCCAATATGTAATGAGTGAGTGAGGTATCTAATGAGTAATCAAAGCTTGAGGTACAAATTTCAACTCATCTcttaaatgaattaaatttcAGGGCCCAGAAGTTTGATCATTAACAGTTGACATTTTACATGTTTGGAGTTTGATCATTAACAGTTGACATTTTACATGTTTGGTTTATTACCACTTTCAAACAATAAACCCATTGACCATATGAGGAATAAGAACCAGTTGAGTCATTAGTAAGTTTGGTACAAAGTTTCTTCAATCACTATCTGACAACGACCTAAGAATTGCAACAAGATTGCATGTCATCAATCAATCTGTACCAGAAAAATGAAGCGGTACTAACTgaacaacttaatcattttcTAAATTAGCATTGCAGTTAATATATAACCAAATGCTTCCTAAGTCACTGAGTTTGAAAGCAACAATTTTGCCTTCCAAACAAAAGGATGATGTCCCCTGCAGAATTACTACTGTCTAGTGTTTACCTACATGGACATtccaaaaatcaaaagaaatccTGCATTTCCACCGCTTATTAGAGTAACTCTTTTATATATAATCTGCAGCGGTTTCCCTGTCAAGTTACTTTGACAAAAGCTTTGCGCTTCCTTGAATTAGAATTTGAAAATCTGTGAGCAGTTTAAAGTGGAAATGCTACTCAAAATTGATGTATGCATATAAAAACCTTTCATGACAAAGGTTGAGGTGAGACAAAGTATATGATCTAAATGTAATGTGATAGTTTAGATCAAGATATGGGGCCAAACTGCCAATGTAATGTGAAAGAAACATGTAAATTTCTAGGAAGTATTTGATTGAAGTTAATTGTCATCAAACTTccttgaataaataaatatcattacaATCCACATGACTACAGGGTGACATGACCAATCATCAATATTTATCTAGATTCAACTTCAATGATCACCTGTTAAGTACTCAATCATCATCCTAAACTGGCTGCCATAAAACGGCATTTAAATGTGAAAAACAAATAGGCTATATGCTTCTACTAACTGTCACTCTAAAACTAAACAATGCTTGTTATGACAGAAACTTATTTCGAACAAATGTCATCACAGGCACGACTTATACCTGTACATCGGCAAGCAGTAGCTATCTTATTTACATCAGAATCAAAGAACGACAAAATCATCTGGGCAACAATACCAGTATTATACCCTCAAAGCAAAATAACTAGTTAATTCATCACCAACTGACAAGCCAGCTTAAAACCCAAAAAACAATGCAAAACAAGTACATAAAAATTACTAATAAGGTGTTTGGAAGAGTTTATACAGTATGTCAGATCAGAGCATAAGCATTAAGCACTTGAACTAATAGTTGAATGCTAGTGCACTCAAAAATCATTCAAGACATATATTCATCAGTTGAATTGTACCTATTTCAACAAGTTCCAGGAAAAACTTCTAAATATGTGTTTATCAGGGCTACTTATTGATTTTTGATAACAGCAATAGAGGCTTCACTGAGCACAATTGACTGTGACTCTTCGCAGAATTACATAAAGATTGCAATATGACTATAACCAATATTCAAAACCTTGGTGCTTAATTGATTACTCTAAAAATACTACTAGCATACTAgcatattgaataattaattaaataaattgttcaTACAATCAAATTCAGAGTACAATTTCATATTACCAGGCAATAATCAGAATCCTGAATCtgaattcaaaacataaaaaataaaataaaaaaagagagcaTATCATGAAACATAATTAGTAGAGTCATATCAATTTGATCTCTCAAATCAGAAATGAAGAATGTACAAGGACTAACCTAGAAGGGGAAGActaaaaaaaaagcaaattacaaaaagagaaaaataaactaaaatatccattgtaaaagaaaagaaagcaaTGACAAATGCAGCAAAAGAATCACCAAGATGAAGATCCCTTCTTGATAGACCCAGAAGAATAAAACTCAAGATACCACTTCACAAACTTCCTCAACCCTGTTTCCAAATCAATGGTAGGTTTATAACCAAATTCCCTCTGAGCCAGACTAATATTAGCATGAGTGAATTTAACATCGCCGTTTCTCGGCATAGGAAGCACTCTCTTCTTTGCATTAACCTTCAAAAGCTTCTCCAAAATAGCAACAAGCTTACTCACAGGAACAGGTGAAGTATTCCCCAAATTAAAAACCCTAAATTGAGCCGAACCCTTCTTCTTCCCACCACTCCCAGTACTCTTTTTTGCCGTATCCAGAGCCCCTAAACAACCcttaacaacatcatcaatgtATGTAAAATCCCTAGCCACTGATCCACCATCTGGTGATTCAAACACTGTTATCTGTTTCCCCTTCAAAATATCCTTTGTGAAGAAGAAATACGCCATATCAGGCCTTCCCCAAGG harbors:
- the LOC25493623 gene encoding maspardin yields the protein MKGAFSAPGDYVHFKSQVPLHKIPIGTKQWRYYDFGPKVVPPLICLPGTAGTADVYYKQIMSLSIKGYRVISVDIPRVWHHTEWIQAFEKFLDAIDVHHVHLYGTSLGGFLAQLFAQHRPRRVRSLVLSNSFLETRSFSAAMPWAPIVSWTPSFLLKRYVLTGIRDGPHEPFIADSVDFVVSQVETLSREDLASRMSLTTDDASVEPLLLSDSFITIMDTNDYCAIPHQLKEQLSERYPEARRASLKTGGDFPFLSRPDEVNLHLQLHLRRVGVEARPDLVHGIPKGDIGGSPSKENDDNDSDKSPKDDTNKDDRGGSENPSTESDINPTPESSESHNLDNQPVESSECCSLDHEIALYVFPSEFTKEMPVVPRETSVHFVWEYIVLFHVLPYISLLYITILNYSFEFRQVV